The Williamwhitmania taraxaci genome includes a window with the following:
- a CDS encoding DNA/RNA non-specific endonuclease, producing MKRSHIAFAALVIVIILALFYLNKNSQTKPIVAKVQVSAPLSHLELPQYNNGEESIVKKGFTLVYSETYEQPVWVAYTLNLAKLIRKAKRSDSFQADRDISTGSATNKDYTHSGYDKGHMAPAADMAYSAEAMKESFLFSNISPQKPKFNRGIWKELEEETRSWCREFGEIYITTGPIFTKVLERIGPNKVAVPSKYFKTVLLYTKNQYWAIGFIIPNEGTSKPISSYMVPVDSVEKATGLNLYFNLPDDIEDEVESARRLPVWLLN from the coding sequence ATGAAACGTAGTCATATCGCTTTTGCTGCATTGGTAATAGTAATTATCCTTGCTCTATTTTATCTGAACAAGAATAGCCAAACAAAACCAATAGTAGCCAAAGTGCAGGTATCGGCACCCCTCAGCCATCTAGAACTACCGCAATACAACAATGGTGAAGAGTCAATTGTTAAAAAAGGGTTTACCTTGGTCTACAGCGAAACCTATGAGCAACCAGTGTGGGTGGCATACACCCTTAATTTGGCCAAACTCATACGGAAGGCAAAAAGGTCGGACAGTTTTCAGGCCGATCGGGATATATCTACAGGATCGGCTACCAATAAAGATTACACTCATTCCGGATACGATAAGGGGCACATGGCACCCGCAGCGGATATGGCATATAGTGCGGAGGCTATGAAAGAGTCATTCCTCTTCAGCAACATCTCGCCTCAGAAACCAAAGTTTAATAGAGGCATTTGGAAAGAATTGGAAGAAGAAACACGGAGCTGGTGCCGTGAATTTGGTGAAATCTACATCACCACCGGCCCAATATTCACGAAAGTTCTCGAAAGAATTGGCCCCAACAAGGTAGCGGTTCCCTCCAAATATTTCAAAACAGTGCTTCTATACACCAAAAACCAATACTGGGCAATAGGTTTTATCATACCCAACGAGGGCACAAGCAAACCCATCTCCAGCTACATGGTTCCGGTTGATAGTGTGGAGAAAGCAACCGGGCTTAACCTTTACTTCAACCTCCCAGATGACATAGAAGATGAAGTAGAGTCAGCAAGAAGACTTCCCGTTTGGTTACTAAACTGA
- a CDS encoding YhcH/YjgK/YiaL family protein yields the protein MIFDKVENIMRYSALLPGLEKVAAYIQAGSYDYAGGIVDLDGDALYVSPFEGVGKERHEAKLEAHRKYIDLQLLVSGSEEIGWSPLSSCHQEMAPYSDEKDIVFYKDTVRDFLRLSPGYFAVFFPDDAHAPLVGEDIQKLVFKFSV from the coding sequence ATGATATTTGATAAAGTAGAAAATATTATGCGTTATAGTGCTTTGCTGCCCGGACTCGAAAAGGTAGCGGCCTATATTCAAGCCGGCAGTTACGACTACGCAGGTGGCATTGTGGATTTGGATGGGGATGCTCTCTACGTAAGTCCTTTCGAAGGAGTGGGTAAGGAGCGTCATGAGGCTAAGTTAGAGGCGCATCGTAAGTATATCGATTTGCAATTATTGGTCTCTGGAAGCGAAGAGATTGGGTGGAGTCCGCTATCATCTTGTCATCAGGAGATGGCGCCCTACAGCGACGAAAAGGATATCGTTTTTTACAAGGATACTGTTCGGGATTTCTTACGACTATCGCCGGGTTATTTTGCTGTATTCTTTCCAGATGATGCGCATGCACCGCTGGTTGGTGAAGATATTCAGAAACTGGTTTTCAAATTCTCAGTTTAG
- a CDS encoding nucleoside hydrolase: protein MKKYLFVFFLFVGSNLLTIHSDAQESATIPIVVDTDCASDDFRAIAAFLTSSNFKVVGIICTDGGLSPSEGARGVRKLVADFGLSIPVVEGVDLGLNPSWRWMCRAIWKTEEQTNVIKSNYRDSLTRWFKNDQEQLTYVCLGPVSSLNGWLKQVEIPFNLRRVVWFYGESEGSTNVVSDAEAWRQLQLLPVNIHLVGQPLGNYSIFTEELLGKVSATEKPLALELKKRHEVGAIRGQLANSHFTMWDELVPVYLSYPSLFEVKPTSQNPHIAHVQIVDTSMVGDSYIKLFTGQGTALRGIVLESFPISEELLSPDLVPYAKAIQQRHGIEEWKLTVLTNEMHQHLGIYSIVGTKMGLFAREYFGVGLDKIKVVSLAGFMPPVSCLNDGLQISTGATLGRGSISVEQGGASIAGARFVYQGRVLVVTLKGSYSKLAADDISAGIVKYGNLTNGYWNLVRQLSIKYWLEWDRKEMFDFKEVK, encoded by the coding sequence ATGAAAAAATATTTGTTTGTTTTTTTTCTTTTTGTAGGTAGCAACCTCCTTACTATTCACTCGGATGCTCAGGAGTCTGCTACTATACCTATTGTTGTAGATACGGATTGTGCCTCAGACGATTTCCGTGCAATTGCTGCATTTCTTACCAGTTCCAACTTTAAAGTGGTTGGGATTATTTGCACCGATGGCGGTCTCTCTCCCTCCGAAGGAGCAAGGGGTGTTCGGAAACTTGTTGCTGACTTCGGTTTAAGCATTCCTGTAGTGGAGGGTGTCGATTTAGGGCTAAATCCTTCTTGGCGCTGGATGTGTCGGGCCATATGGAAGACCGAAGAGCAAACCAACGTCATTAAGTCGAACTATCGCGACTCTCTTACGCGATGGTTTAAGAATGATCAAGAGCAACTTACCTATGTTTGCTTAGGTCCAGTATCTTCCCTCAATGGATGGTTGAAACAAGTTGAGATACCTTTTAATTTGCGCCGGGTAGTGTGGTTTTATGGTGAATCGGAGGGAAGTACCAATGTAGTTTCTGATGCTGAGGCGTGGCGGCAACTCCAGCTTTTGCCTGTTAACATACATTTAGTGGGACAGCCGCTAGGCAACTATTCTATATTCACCGAGGAACTACTTGGAAAGGTCTCTGCCACCGAAAAACCGCTGGCACTGGAACTCAAAAAGCGTCATGAGGTGGGTGCTATTAGAGGTCAACTGGCAAATAGTCATTTTACTATGTGGGACGAATTGGTTCCTGTTTACCTATCGTATCCCTCGCTTTTTGAAGTAAAACCAACTTCTCAGAATCCGCATATTGCCCATGTTCAAATTGTGGATACATCCATGGTTGGCGATAGCTACATAAAACTTTTTACGGGGCAAGGAACCGCACTCCGAGGAATTGTTCTAGAATCGTTTCCTATTTCGGAAGAATTGCTTTCGCCCGACCTCGTTCCATACGCTAAAGCCATTCAGCAGAGGCATGGCATTGAGGAGTGGAAACTTACCGTGCTGACCAATGAAATGCATCAGCATCTTGGGATTTATTCTATCGTAGGCACAAAGATGGGGCTCTTTGCACGCGAGTATTTTGGTGTTGGGCTCGATAAGATTAAGGTTGTTTCTCTGGCTGGTTTTATGCCTCCAGTAAGTTGCCTGAATGATGGATTACAAATATCCACAGGTGCAACCCTTGGACGAGGAAGTATTTCGGTAGAGCAGGGAGGTGCTTCCATTGCTGGTGCTAGGTTTGTGTATCAAGGACGCGTATTGGTTGTAACGCTTAAAGGGTCTTATTCTAAATTGGCCGCCGATGATATTTCTGCAGGAATTGTAAAGTATGGTAATCTCACCAATGGGTATTGGAATTTAGTTCGCCAACTTTCCATTAAGTATTGGCTGGAGTGGGATCGAAAAGAGATGTTTGATTTTAAGGAGGTAAAATAA
- a CDS encoding DoxX protein, translating into MKKVNLVLQILLGLMLVVFGLNKFFGFLPMPAMPGPAGNFMGALLATGYMIKMVGVIEVLVGALLLLRKFVALSLVFLAPISVNIVAFHLFLDLPGIGGAAVVAILNLNLLIVYRAAFKGILKN; encoded by the coding sequence ATGAAAAAGGTAAACTTGGTTTTGCAGATTCTTCTTGGTTTAATGCTCGTCGTTTTTGGGTTGAATAAATTTTTTGGTTTTTTACCGATGCCTGCAATGCCTGGACCTGCAGGTAACTTTATGGGCGCATTGCTTGCCACTGGTTATATGATTAAGATGGTTGGTGTGATCGAGGTGCTTGTGGGAGCGCTTTTGCTCCTTCGTAAGTTTGTTGCACTATCCCTAGTGTTTCTTGCCCCCATTTCGGTCAACATAGTAGCATTTCACCTCTTTCTCGATTTGCCGGGTATTGGTGGAGCCGCCGTGGTTGCAATCCTTAACCTTAACCTTTTAATTGTTTATAGGGCAGCCTTCAAGGGAATATTGAAAAACTAA
- a CDS encoding DMT family protein yields the protein MKALLTILLLILSNTFMTLAWYGHLKFKEMRWFENLGLIAIVLISWGIALFEYFFQVPANRIGYKGNGGPFTLVELKVIQEVITLVTFTIFSLLFFKTETFRTNHIIGFIFLILAVYFIFKK from the coding sequence ATGAAAGCCCTTTTAACAATATTATTGCTAATCCTATCGAATACCTTTATGACCTTGGCTTGGTATGGTCACCTAAAGTTTAAGGAGATGAGGTGGTTCGAAAACCTCGGATTAATTGCTATTGTTTTAATCAGTTGGGGAATTGCCCTTTTTGAGTATTTCTTCCAAGTACCCGCAAATAGGATAGGTTATAAAGGTAATGGCGGACCATTTACCTTAGTAGAATTAAAGGTTATTCAAGAGGTAATTACCCTTGTAACCTTTACCATCTTCAGTTTACTGTTCTTTAAAACAGAAACATTTAGAACCAACCATATAATTGGCTTTATTTTTCTGATACTAGCCGTTTATTTCATTTTCAAGAAGTAA
- a CDS encoding potassium channel family protein, protein MKVIILGLGNFGAALAIRMTQLGHEVIGVDNDAHRVEEIKEKVTSTICMDARELHDLKYLPLDDADAVLVAIGEDFGASVLITAQLKQLGVSRLIARSMSGLHRTVLEAIGVSDIFSPELEMAESFALKMELKNVNNVYHISQDYKIVESAVPKLMVNKPLSGIDFAASYDLNLIAVKRSEKVRNLIGMASTEQRLHSKLGPEFILLEGDVLVLAGSVDALKHLYAVL, encoded by the coding sequence ATGAAGGTAATTATTCTGGGTCTTGGTAATTTTGGTGCTGCACTGGCTATCCGCATGACGCAGCTGGGGCACGAGGTTATAGGTGTGGATAATGACGCCCACCGAGTTGAAGAAATTAAGGAAAAAGTAACTTCGACTATCTGTATGGATGCGCGTGAGTTACATGATTTGAAGTATTTGCCTCTCGACGATGCTGATGCAGTTCTGGTTGCCATTGGCGAAGATTTTGGGGCATCTGTTCTGATAACGGCGCAGCTAAAACAGTTGGGGGTTTCTCGCTTGATTGCTCGCTCCATGTCCGGTCTTCACCGAACTGTATTAGAGGCCATTGGTGTTTCGGATATTTTCTCACCAGAACTTGAGATGGCAGAGTCTTTTGCCTTGAAAATGGAATTGAAAAATGTGAATAACGTATATCACATTTCACAGGATTATAAGATAGTCGAATCTGCCGTTCCTAAATTGATGGTTAATAAACCCCTATCTGGTATCGATTTTGCCGCTAGCTACGACCTCAACCTTATTGCCGTGAAGCGCTCGGAGAAGGTTCGGAATCTTATTGGAATGGCCAGCACTGAGCAGCGCCTTCATTCCAAACTGGGTCCCGAATTTATTCTGCTGGAGGGAGATGTGCTGGTTCTTGCAGGATCAGTTGATGCGCTTAAACACCTTTACGCAGTGCTGTAG
- a CDS encoding TrkH family potassium uptake protein: MNLWTIDFKYYSQIERLKRFFVTVLNHFSILAAASLLAILIYEFGFLHPNDRLDSVSTYYEFGLLYFVVIYCISLYKAFVSRRQDRFLRLTSLFKLGIVFFAFIGSVFFSVGDHHKLFLTIIGHHYFLNLTIVFLFLVEVGRASFNLFAKQANPAMLFIGSFTLLVSIGTGLLLLPNSTTHGISLVNALFTSTSAVCVTGLVVVDTATAFTPVGKMIILLLIQLGGLGVMTFTTFFGLFYRTESTFRSQMMIKEILNLDRVGGIFSALLKILLVTIIVEFIGALFIFQSISKVTAVGDFTDKVAFSVFHSISAFCNAGFSTLTDGLYTGFLRQNYTLQFWIMALIVLGGLGFPIIFSYFTLIRHFIGNKIRQFFGKQKRYMHMPRIINMNARIVVFTTMGLILIGAIMFFLLERNNTLVGEGILGKITGSFFGSITPRTAGFNTVDMSRLMPSTILITILLMWIGASPGSTGGGIKTTTFALSLLNVVNLATGRKLFVVGRREIPYDSVQRAFAVVFLSIIAIGLGSFFVIVFQPKLNYLSVLFECTSAFSTVGLSVGMTSQLTVASKIVIILLMLIGRVGLLSLVFSFLGNLHQGDSYRLPSESIYIN; encoded by the coding sequence ATGAACTTGTGGACAATTGACTTTAAATACTATTCGCAAATTGAGCGATTAAAGCGGTTCTTTGTTACTGTTCTGAATCACTTCTCGATTCTTGCCGCGGCATCCCTTCTTGCTATTCTTATTTATGAGTTTGGTTTTTTACATCCTAACGATCGATTGGATTCCGTTTCCACATATTATGAGTTTGGATTGCTGTATTTTGTGGTTATTTACTGCATTAGTTTATACAAAGCATTTGTTAGCCGACGACAGGATCGTTTTCTCCGGTTAACGTCGCTATTCAAATTAGGAATAGTCTTTTTTGCTTTTATTGGAAGTGTTTTTTTTAGCGTTGGGGATCATCATAAACTATTTCTAACCATAATTGGGCATCACTATTTTCTGAATCTCACTATTGTTTTTCTTTTTCTTGTAGAGGTCGGACGAGCTAGTTTCAATTTGTTTGCTAAGCAAGCAAATCCAGCGATGTTGTTTATTGGAAGTTTCACATTATTGGTGAGCATAGGTACCGGACTTTTGTTGTTGCCTAACTCAACCACCCATGGAATAAGTCTTGTAAATGCCTTGTTTACCTCTACTAGTGCGGTATGCGTTACTGGTTTAGTTGTTGTGGATACGGCTACTGCATTTACACCGGTTGGCAAGATGATTATCCTTCTCCTAATTCAGTTGGGAGGTTTGGGTGTAATGACGTTTACTACTTTTTTTGGGTTGTTCTACAGGACGGAGAGTACGTTTCGCTCCCAGATGATGATAAAGGAAATATTGAATCTCGACCGAGTAGGTGGAATTTTTAGTGCTTTGCTAAAAATCTTGCTGGTTACCATCATTGTGGAGTTCATAGGTGCCTTGTTTATCTTTCAATCAATTTCCAAAGTAACTGCCGTTGGTGATTTTACCGATAAGGTGGCTTTCTCTGTTTTTCATTCCATCTCGGCATTCTGTAATGCTGGTTTTTCTACGCTTACCGATGGGTTATATACCGGTTTTTTAAGGCAAAATTACACCCTCCAGTTTTGGATAATGGCATTAATTGTGCTAGGTGGCCTGGGCTTTCCTATTATTTTCAGTTACTTTACCTTGATCCGTCATTTTATTGGGAACAAAATCCGACAATTCTTTGGTAAGCAGAAACGCTACATGCATATGCCTCGGATTATAAATATGAATGCCAGAATTGTTGTTTTTACTACGATGGGTTTAATACTTATTGGAGCCATCATGTTCTTTCTGTTGGAGCGAAACAATACCTTAGTCGGGGAGGGTATATTAGGTAAGATTACCGGATCATTTTTCGGGTCAATCACCCCCCGTACTGCTGGATTCAATACGGTGGATATGTCTCGGCTGATGCCATCTACTATCCTGATCACTATACTACTAATGTGGATTGGTGCCTCGCCAGGATCCACCGGTGGTGGTATAAAGACAACCACCTTTGCCCTTTCATTGCTTAATGTTGTGAATTTGGCTACTGGCCGTAAACTGTTTGTGGTAGGACGGAGGGAGATACCCTATGATAGTGTTCAGCGTGCCTTTGCGGTGGTTTTTTTATCCATTATTGCTATTGGGCTGGGGAGTTTTTTTGTTATTGTATTTCAGCCAAAGCTAAACTATCTTTCGGTGCTGTTTGAATGTACCTCTGCTTTTAGTACTGTTGGACTCTCTGTTGGTATGACCTCACAACTTACGGTTGCTTCAAAAATTGTAATAATTTTGCTCATGCTTATTGGCCGGGTTGGTCTCCTTTCGCTCGTATTCTCCTTTTTAGGTAATCTTCATCAGGGCGATAGTTATCGACTACCTTCCGAAAGCATTTACATAAACTAG
- a CDS encoding DUF1987 domain-containing protein, whose amino-acid sequence MEPLRIKSAIDTPEVSFDPGTLRFCISGISHPENAKEFYTKLLVWLDEFFEKNQDKQAEPITLDLNFRYINSTSYKYLREVLRKLTVFHKKGFNIQIVWQYQVEDEDLLEEGQILLSLPDIKLNHQFISYE is encoded by the coding sequence GTGGAACCACTAAGAATAAAAAGTGCCATTGATACTCCTGAGGTCAGTTTTGATCCCGGAACGTTGCGCTTCTGTATATCTGGCATCTCTCATCCCGAAAATGCCAAAGAGTTCTATACGAAACTTTTGGTGTGGCTCGATGAATTCTTTGAAAAGAACCAAGATAAGCAGGCGGAACCAATTACGCTCGACCTTAACTTCCGCTACATAAACTCCACCTCCTATAAATATTTACGGGAAGTTCTTCGGAAACTTACCGTTTTCCATAAGAAAGGGTTCAATATCCAGATCGTATGGCAATATCAGGTTGAAGATGAAGATCTACTCGAGGAGGGTCAAATCCTTCTTAGTCTTCCAGATATAAAACTGAACCACCAATTTATATCCTACGAATAA
- a CDS encoding MalY/PatB family protein encodes MIIDYSFNTKIARENTSCVKYDRRSEVFGSSSVTPLWVADMDFATPAFIREALQQRIDHPILGYTFLPSGAVDAAIGWVYRRHGWKIESNWICLCPGIVPAINFAILANSKVGEKAVIQPPVYTPFFAAIEDHKRVVVENPLLENEGCYTMDLNHLEQQFKEGVKLLILSNPHNPTGRVYTKNELEQVASLASKYNVVIISDEIHCDIVMPHQKHIPIASLSEDAANRTITLIAPSKTFNLAGLATGLAIIPNETLRAKFNSILNSLHLSMGNLFGNIAMQAAYTSGDEWVDGLNAYLYNNFQTINTILKSSNAPFRSQTPEGTYLAWIDFREFNLPQQELNRILIETANVGLSDGTIYGKQGIGFQRLNAACPKSVIENAVARIAESFSKA; translated from the coding sequence ATGATTATTGATTACAGCTTCAACACTAAAATCGCGCGCGAAAACACCTCCTGCGTAAAATACGATCGCAGAAGCGAAGTTTTTGGAAGTTCATCGGTAACTCCCCTCTGGGTAGCCGATATGGACTTTGCTACTCCGGCATTTATCCGAGAAGCACTCCAACAACGAATTGATCATCCAATCCTTGGTTATACATTCCTTCCGTCAGGAGCAGTAGATGCCGCCATTGGATGGGTTTACCGCAGGCATGGATGGAAAATAGAATCCAATTGGATTTGTCTCTGCCCAGGAATAGTACCAGCCATAAATTTCGCAATCCTAGCAAATTCGAAAGTCGGTGAAAAGGCAGTGATCCAGCCTCCTGTATATACGCCATTCTTTGCTGCAATTGAAGATCATAAGCGAGTAGTAGTTGAGAATCCTCTGCTCGAAAATGAAGGTTGCTATACGATGGATCTCAACCACCTCGAACAACAGTTTAAAGAGGGTGTAAAACTCTTGATCCTTTCCAATCCACACAACCCCACTGGCCGCGTTTATACAAAAAACGAGTTGGAGCAAGTCGCATCACTCGCGTCAAAATATAACGTGGTGATCATCTCCGATGAGATCCACTGCGACATCGTAATGCCACACCAAAAACACATCCCCATTGCATCCCTTTCGGAAGATGCAGCCAATAGAACCATAACCCTAATCGCTCCAAGCAAAACGTTCAACCTTGCCGGACTCGCCACTGGCTTAGCCATAATCCCCAATGAGACCCTTCGGGCAAAATTCAATTCCATATTAAACTCATTGCACCTGTCCATGGGGAACCTATTTGGAAACATAGCAATGCAGGCCGCTTACACCTCTGGCGATGAATGGGTAGATGGGCTTAACGCATACCTATACAACAACTTTCAAACCATCAACACTATACTAAAATCCAGCAATGCGCCATTCCGTAGCCAAACACCCGAAGGCACATATCTTGCATGGATCGATTTCCGTGAATTTAACCTACCCCAGCAAGAGTTGAATAGGATACTTATCGAAACAGCCAACGTTGGGTTGAGCGACGGAACTATTTATGGCAAGCAAGGCATAGGATTCCAACGTCTAAATGCAGCGTGCCCTAAGTCGGTTATTGAGAATGCAGTGGCTCGAATTGCTGAGTCATTTTCGAAAGCATAA
- a CDS encoding serine hydrolase domain-containing protein: MKRKPTISILSITFFLAITATTSTLFGRTDSLFNYRLYGQPGIQQDSLLSLFKGTRGNTYGEINGMAIMVNGKLIGESYYGLYSSETPFPINSVTKSIISLACGVCVEQGRIKTTDLISKYLPEYDSIFAANPLKAKIRISDLLNQTTGLSWDEWFPNYTYSYNSLNRLKNTKSDWAKLALEQPMATAPGVRFNYNSASLELLKKIMEHVTKTPIDSFIYKNLFDTIGIKANSWAKYPINGTPSWGGMTMKVKDIAKLGQAILNSETGKSKILPKSWIDHIYTPKVNAGNEVFYSYLFWHKEIAGRQVIFAAGLGDQFLYIVPSLNLVFAIASSNYYTTFPIPGPELILQRIIQTIEQNPSN, translated from the coding sequence ATGAAACGTAAGCCCACCATTAGTATATTATCTATCACCTTTTTCTTAGCGATTACCGCCACCACTTCCACACTCTTTGGCCGAACCGACAGCCTTTTCAACTATCGGCTATACGGACAGCCAGGAATCCAGCAAGACTCACTTCTTTCCCTATTTAAAGGCACAAGAGGCAACACCTATGGCGAAATAAATGGGATGGCCATCATGGTAAATGGTAAACTCATCGGAGAGTCCTACTACGGCCTTTACTCCAGCGAGACTCCATTCCCGATAAATTCAGTTACCAAAAGTATCATTTCGCTGGCGTGCGGCGTTTGCGTTGAGCAAGGTCGAATAAAAACTACCGACCTAATCTCAAAATACCTTCCGGAATACGATTCCATTTTTGCCGCCAATCCATTAAAAGCAAAAATCCGAATATCGGACCTCCTTAACCAAACAACTGGATTGAGTTGGGACGAATGGTTCCCGAACTATACCTACTCCTACAACTCACTTAATCGATTAAAGAATACAAAATCAGACTGGGCCAAACTGGCTCTTGAGCAACCAATGGCTACCGCCCCAGGAGTAAGATTCAACTACAATAGCGCCTCTCTTGAGCTCCTAAAAAAGATCATGGAGCACGTTACCAAAACACCCATCGACTCCTTTATCTACAAAAACCTTTTCGACACAATTGGAATAAAAGCCAACTCTTGGGCTAAATACCCAATCAACGGCACTCCTTCATGGGGAGGCATGACCATGAAAGTGAAGGATATTGCAAAATTGGGTCAGGCCATTCTCAATAGCGAAACAGGAAAAAGCAAAATATTGCCTAAAAGTTGGATTGATCATATCTATACACCAAAGGTAAATGCCGGCAACGAAGTATTCTACAGCTACCTTTTTTGGCATAAGGAAATTGCAGGAAGGCAAGTAATTTTCGCAGCTGGCTTGGGGGATCAATTCCTTTATATCGTTCCTTCCCTAAATCTTGTTTTTGCAATAGCATCGAGCAACTATTACACTACCTTTCCGATACCCGGACCAGAATTAATTCTCCAAAGGATTATTCAAACCATTGAACAAAACCCAAGCAACTAG
- a CDS encoding dihydroorotate dehydrogenase-like protein — MTNIKTSYLGLELKNPIIAGASNLSDSVGKVVQLQESGVGAIVFKSLFEEQIQLEELEMEQEMEAYNERHAEMINLFPSLQYAGPEIHLQKLRETRKAVSIPLIASINAVYSESWVEYAKKVEKTGVDAIEINFYHTPKDFGVSGASVISEQVEIIKRIKDVVNIPISVKMSPFYANQLEVVAEFCKAGADGVVLFNRLFQPDIDIEQEKLIQRMTLSSNDESLLPLRFTGLLFGHIPSDICASTGIFSGYDVAKMLLAGASAVQVVSSLYKHKLGHVNIMIKELEGWMEKKGYTDISHFQGKLSKINSSSPFAYQRSQYVDILLNAENLLRQRAVI, encoded by the coding sequence ATGACAAATATTAAAACAAGCTATCTTGGATTAGAACTTAAGAATCCAATTATTGCAGGGGCAAGCAATCTTAGTGATTCCGTAGGCAAGGTTGTTCAACTTCAAGAATCCGGTGTTGGAGCCATTGTATTTAAATCGCTTTTCGAAGAGCAAATCCAACTCGAAGAACTCGAAATGGAGCAAGAGATGGAAGCCTATAATGAGCGTCATGCGGAAATGATTAATCTCTTTCCTAGCCTACAATATGCAGGACCCGAAATACACCTCCAAAAACTGAGAGAAACAAGAAAAGCAGTCTCTATTCCATTAATTGCCAGCATTAATGCCGTTTACTCAGAATCATGGGTGGAGTATGCCAAAAAAGTTGAGAAAACAGGAGTTGATGCAATTGAGATTAATTTTTATCATACACCCAAGGACTTTGGAGTTTCGGGAGCTTCCGTTATTTCAGAACAAGTAGAAATAATAAAACGAATCAAAGATGTAGTTAACATCCCCATAAGTGTAAAAATGAGTCCATTCTATGCTAATCAACTCGAGGTTGTTGCCGAATTTTGCAAGGCCGGAGCCGATGGTGTAGTGCTCTTCAATAGGCTATTCCAACCCGATATCGATATAGAACAGGAGAAGTTAATTCAACGCATGACGCTAAGTTCCAACGACGAGTCTCTTCTACCCTTACGTTTCACCGGTCTACTATTTGGACATATCCCCTCCGATATTTGCGCTTCAACCGGAATATTTAGCGGTTATGATGTGGCAAAGATGCTTCTTGCAGGTGCCTCAGCAGTTCAGGTGGTGAGTTCTCTTTATAAGCATAAGTTAGGTCATGTTAATATAATGATTAAAGAACTTGAAGGGTGGATGGAGAAAAAAGGATATACCGACATATCTCATTTCCAAGGTAAACTCTCTAAAATAAATAGCAGCTCACCGTTTGCATACCAGCGTTCACAGTATGTTGATATATTGCTAAATGCCGAAAATCTGCTTAGGCAAAGAGCCGTTATTTAA